The Ciceribacter thiooxidans genome window below encodes:
- a CDS encoding response regulator transcription factor produces MLKEKVRILIVEDDPDMAELISDLVETEGWQPVTAGSAEEAAGLLEHETVHLVLVDHNLPGTSGRAFAQRLRAQTSVGIVMVTAAGSATDRVLGLETAADDYVVKPFEPIELTARIKAVLRRTVPSLKQEREGEREQQPSSSLRLGDWAVDLKGRHAVCLVDRSRTLTTAEFALLEILAERPNVPVSRAQILDRLGAESDRYIDRNVDVLILRLRRKIERNPDLPRHIQTRRGKGYVLHTDDAEPVL; encoded by the coding sequence ATGTTGAAGGAGAAGGTGAGGATTCTGATCGTCGAGGACGATCCGGATATGGCGGAGCTCATCTCCGATCTCGTCGAGACCGAAGGTTGGCAGCCGGTCACCGCAGGCTCGGCGGAGGAGGCGGCCGGGCTGCTGGAGCATGAGACCGTCCATCTGGTTCTGGTCGATCACAATCTTCCGGGCACCTCCGGTCGCGCCTTCGCCCAGCGCCTTCGCGCGCAGACCAGCGTGGGCATCGTCATGGTCACAGCCGCGGGAAGTGCGACCGACCGCGTACTCGGGCTCGAAACCGCCGCGGACGATTACGTCGTCAAGCCGTTCGAACCGATCGAACTCACTGCCCGCATCAAGGCGGTGCTTCGACGGACCGTCCCTTCGCTGAAACAGGAAAGGGAAGGTGAGCGCGAGCAGCAACCCTCATCGTCGCTCCGCCTCGGCGACTGGGCCGTCGATCTCAAGGGCCGCCACGCGGTTTGCCTCGTCGACCGCAGCCGCACACTGACGACGGCGGAATTTGCGCTGCTCGAGATCTTGGCGGAGCGTCCGAACGTGCCGGTGAGCCGCGCCCAGATCCTCGATCGCCTCGGGGCGGAAAGCGATCGCTACATCGACCGCAATGTCGATGTTCTGATCCTGCGGCTGCGGCGCAAGATCGAGCGCAACCCGGATTTGCCGCGGCATATCCAGACACGCCGGGGCAAGGGCTACGTCCTCCACACCGACGATGCCGAGCCGGTGCTGTGA
- a CDS encoding ATP-binding protein, with the protein MISRPFLSSIAFRLPFAILFICFLALSLAVTAIYGLQKARDEMAAYGLQAFSGLAKASLVSRQVSDLVSSAPFLMNATSPYRVSSESRAVVIQVDNLLKTIESQSRENAQKSFASREVLMLLQTIRTQTVHLVDDAEAAQRHKADAAAALGEIATGQIIVDTGLRRRLNGIVQAASNSDSLFQLGELLRRYVAETSAPSVVVAEADLEPYKRVFDAQTRYLLEMFAIRGAVTRLHSVSRQLSHATETQSEVITRSLNEDLATTSAALSRLLVIVAVASLLVLVVAVVSIRSVMRVSRGIVALSNGMNALAKGESNVALPAYDGSETELVRLLVAFSAFKESVDRVSRLRRTAEAAARTIRSTFRTMNEGIALFDAAGRPITMNRRVIELVGQSGSARKLPLRRFVEQIPEIDPALLPQADEAGRLAERAVLRHRSDSGRIIEISLSRQPDGGIVLLARDVTETDRQEAEAAKAQRLDGIMRMTHQVSHEVGNMIGIITGSLGLLERDQGFNDRQKRHIARIRKAADRGRALAASMLSVGSQHPISPSTVDLSALLRGMADILEIAVGPKCHIRLDLASDLPTIDVDAALFEQSVLNLCLNAAAAMPDGGTIEVGARADGNVVSVSVKDSGVGMSPEAVDKAFEPYFTTRSEDGGAGLGLAMVYGFVRQSGGDAKIESRAGVGTTVTLELHPSSSVVVP; encoded by the coding sequence GTGATCAGTCGTCCGTTCCTTTCCTCCATCGCATTCCGACTGCCCTTTGCCATTCTCTTCATCTGCTTTCTGGCGCTCAGCCTGGCGGTTACGGCGATCTACGGTCTTCAGAAGGCACGCGACGAGATGGCGGCCTATGGGCTCCAGGCCTTTTCCGGTCTTGCCAAGGCCTCGCTGGTCTCACGGCAAGTATCCGACCTCGTGTCCAGCGCCCCCTTCCTCATGAATGCGACATCGCCGTATCGCGTCTCCAGTGAAAGCCGTGCTGTGGTGATCCAGGTCGACAATCTGTTGAAGACCATAGAGAGCCAGTCGCGCGAGAACGCGCAGAAGAGCTTTGCGAGCCGGGAGGTTCTGATGCTCCTGCAGACGATCCGCACGCAAACCGTGCATCTGGTGGACGATGCCGAGGCTGCCCAGAGGCACAAGGCGGATGCGGCGGCGGCACTCGGCGAAATCGCCACCGGGCAGATCATCGTCGATACCGGTCTGCGGCGGCGCCTCAACGGGATCGTTCAGGCGGCATCGAATTCTGACAGCCTCTTCCAGCTCGGGGAACTGCTGCGCCGCTACGTCGCGGAAACCTCAGCACCGTCGGTCGTCGTTGCGGAGGCGGACCTTGAACCCTACAAGCGCGTATTCGACGCGCAGACACGCTACCTGCTCGAAATGTTCGCGATCCGGGGAGCCGTAACCCGTCTCCATTCCGTCTCCCGCCAGCTCTCGCATGCGACGGAAACCCAAAGCGAGGTAATAACCCGCAGCCTCAACGAGGATCTCGCCACGACGTCGGCGGCGCTGAGCCGTCTGCTGGTGATCGTTGCCGTGGCCTCGCTCCTGGTTCTCGTCGTCGCGGTGGTTTCGATACGCTCCGTCATGCGCGTCTCGCGCGGCATCGTCGCGCTCTCGAACGGCATGAACGCCCTCGCCAAGGGTGAAAGCAATGTCGCGCTGCCTGCCTATGATGGCTCCGAGACGGAACTGGTGCGGCTGCTGGTCGCCTTCTCGGCGTTCAAGGAAAGCGTCGACCGCGTGTCGCGGCTGCGACGAACGGCTGAGGCGGCCGCCCGCACCATACGCTCGACCTTTCGCACCATGAACGAAGGCATCGCGCTCTTTGATGCCGCCGGTCGCCCCATCACCATGAACCGCCGCGTGATCGAGCTCGTCGGACAGTCGGGCTCCGCGCGCAAGCTTCCCTTGCGCCGGTTTGTCGAACAGATCCCGGAGATCGACCCGGCCCTGTTGCCACAGGCGGACGAGGCGGGGCGGCTTGCCGAGCGCGCCGTGCTGCGCCATCGCTCGGACAGCGGACGTATCATCGAGATATCACTGTCCCGACAGCCGGACGGCGGCATCGTGCTTCTCGCGCGCGACGTGACCGAAACAGATCGCCAGGAGGCGGAAGCCGCCAAGGCCCAGCGCCTCGACGGGATCATGCGCATGACCCATCAGGTGAGCCACGAAGTCGGCAACATGATCGGCATCATAACCGGCAGTCTCGGGCTCCTGGAACGGGATCAGGGGTTCAACGATCGTCAGAAACGTCACATCGCCCGTATCCGGAAGGCGGCCGACCGCGGCCGGGCCCTCGCCGCGAGCATGCTGTCGGTGGGCAGCCAGCATCCGATCAGCCCGAGCACGGTCGACCTTTCTGCCCTTCTGCGCGGCATGGCCGACATTCTGGAGATCGCCGTCGGCCCGAAATGTCATATCCGGCTCGATCTCGCGAGCGATCTTCCGACGATCGACGTCGACGCTGCGCTCTTCGAGCAGTCGGTTCTCAACCTCTGCCTGAATGCCGCTGCAGCGATGCCGGATGGCGGTACTATCGAGGTCGGGGCGAGGGCGGATGGTAACGTCGTTTCGGTGTCCGTGAAGGACAGCGGTGTCGGCATGTCGCCAGAAGCCGTCGACAAGGCCTTCGAACCGTATTTCACCACCCGAAGCGAAGACGGCGGAGCGGGCCTCGGGCTTGCGATGGTCTACGGCTTCGTCCGGCAGAGCGGTGGAGACGCAAAGATCGAGTCCAGGGCTGGAGTGGGAACCACCGTGACGCTGGAGCTTCACCCGAGTTCGAGTGTCGTCGTGCCGTAG
- a CDS encoding GNAT family N-acetyltransferase — translation MDQPKPEIRVLDGAGVERLVVWARDEGWNPGLADAAAFQTADPEGFLGCFLDAELVAGISAVAYGEGFGFIGLYICRPEHRGRGYGKLVWDAGMARLGARTIGLDGVPAQQANYARMGFVAAYDTLRWSGRPAHPQPGAHIVTVTPELVPQILAYDRPHFPAERDDFLRAWLAQPRHARAVLRNGNVYGYAVVRECHEGFKIGPLFADGLQDAKALLAACAAASGSGTLHIDVPVGQEAFAEHLWALGFSEGFATKRMYRGPAPRLAMGGIYGTTTLELG, via the coding sequence ATGGACCAGCCGAAACCGGAAATCCGCGTTCTCGACGGTGCCGGGGTCGAGCGCCTCGTCGTCTGGGCAAGAGACGAAGGCTGGAACCCCGGGCTTGCCGACGCTGCGGCATTCCAGACGGCTGACCCTGAAGGCTTCCTCGGCTGCTTCCTCGACGCCGAGCTAGTCGCCGGCATTTCCGCCGTCGCCTACGGAGAGGGCTTCGGCTTCATCGGCCTCTATATCTGCCGTCCGGAGCATCGCGGCAGGGGCTACGGCAAGCTGGTCTGGGACGCTGGCATGGCCCGGCTTGGGGCGCGCACGATCGGGCTCGACGGCGTCCCGGCGCAGCAGGCGAACTACGCCCGCATGGGCTTCGTCGCGGCCTACGACACGCTGCGCTGGAGCGGGCGCCCCGCGCACCCGCAACCAGGAGCCCATATCGTCACCGTGACACCGGAGCTTGTTCCCCAGATCCTCGCCTATGACCGCCCTCACTTTCCGGCCGAACGGGACGACTTCTTGCGAGCATGGCTGGCTCAGCCACGTCACGCCCGCGCGGTACTGCGCAACGGAAACGTGTACGGCTATGCCGTCGTCCGGGAGTGTCACGAGGGCTTCAAGATCGGGCCGCTCTTCGCTGACGGCCTCCAAGATGCAAAGGCCCTTCTCGCAGCCTGCGCCGCGGCTTCGGGCAGCGGCACGCTTCATATCGACGTCCCTGTCGGCCAGGAAGCGTTCGCCGAACACCTCTGGGCGCTCGGCTTTTCGGAAGGGTTCGCGACCAAGCGAATGTACCGGGGGCCGGCGCCGAGGCTTGCGATGGGCGGCATCTACGGCACGACGACACTCGAACTCGGGTGA
- a CDS encoding aspartate/glutamate racemase family protein: MRIAVINPNTTASMTATIGDAARRVANPSTVIDAVTSSMGPTSIEGYYDEALAVPGLLLEIARAEREGAAAAIIACFDDTGLDAARALAAIPVIGICEAALAATSFIAQRFSVVTTMERSRLPVEALVHRYGMAGRCRVRAADIPVLSLEDPQSNARDRLRSEIAAALKEDRAEAIVLGCAGMADLCLDLRREFAVPVVDGVASAIKQAEALVAMGLSTAKRSAYARPVDKRYDGAMEAFAPSTMGV, encoded by the coding sequence ATGCGCATCGCCGTCATCAATCCGAACACGACCGCCAGCATGACCGCGACCATCGGCGATGCCGCCCGTCGCGTCGCCAATCCCTCGACCGTCATTGACGCGGTCACCTCTTCGATGGGGCCGACCTCGATCGAGGGCTACTACGACGAGGCGCTCGCGGTACCGGGACTCCTGCTCGAAATCGCCCGGGCGGAGAGAGAGGGCGCCGCTGCCGCGATCATCGCCTGTTTCGACGACACCGGACTCGACGCGGCGCGCGCGCTTGCCGCAATCCCGGTCATCGGCATCTGCGAAGCGGCACTCGCCGCGACCTCCTTCATCGCCCAGCGCTTCTCCGTCGTCACGACCATGGAACGGTCACGCCTGCCGGTCGAGGCGCTCGTCCACCGCTACGGCATGGCGGGGCGATGCAGGGTGCGCGCCGCTGACATTCCCGTGCTCTCGCTCGAAGACCCGCAATCGAACGCCCGCGACCGGCTGCGCAGCGAAATCGCAGCGGCGCTGAAGGAGGATCGGGCGGAGGCGATCGTGCTCGGCTGCGCCGGCATGGCCGATCTCTGCCTCGATCTCCGGCGCGAATTCGCCGTACCCGTGGTCGACGGTGTCGCGTCCGCCATCAAGCAGGCGGAAGCGCTGGTGGCCATGGGCTTGTCCACGGCCAAGCGAAGCGCTTATGCTCGGCCGGTCGACAAGCGATATGACGGGGCGATGGAGGCCTTCGCGCCGTCAACCATGGGGGTGTGA
- a CDS encoding ABC transporter permease yields the protein MYREKRSREFNVLAIFFALFVLFLYGPLSAILILSFQGPNGGLTFPLSGVSLHWFANLFEQQAVGDFGGSFRRSFALGLMVMVVTVLVSLLAGLAFRRRFVGASALFYLSVASLVVPSIIISLGIGVLFSQLGLQPAWYSSAFGAHLTWTLPFGVLIMFAVFNRFSPAYEEAARDLGASAWQTFRHVVLPMIAPSLVGIGLFGFSLSYDEFARSLMTSGTYNTLPLEIYGMTTNVTTPVLYALGTVTTLFSFLVIGGTLALISFINRRRRDG from the coding sequence ATGTACCGGGAAAAGCGTTCGCGCGAATTCAACGTCCTCGCCATCTTCTTCGCCCTCTTCGTGCTGTTCCTCTACGGTCCGCTCTCGGCGATCCTCATCCTCTCCTTCCAGGGGCCGAACGGCGGCCTGACCTTCCCGCTGAGCGGCGTGTCGCTGCACTGGTTCGCCAATCTCTTCGAACAGCAGGCGGTCGGAGATTTCGGCGGTTCCTTCCGCCGCTCCTTCGCGCTCGGCCTGATGGTAATGGTGGTCACCGTCCTCGTCTCGCTGCTTGCGGGGCTCGCCTTTCGCCGCCGCTTCGTCGGCGCCTCGGCGCTCTTTTATCTTTCCGTCGCAAGCCTCGTCGTCCCTTCGATCATCATCTCGCTCGGGATCGGCGTGCTCTTCAGCCAGCTCGGATTGCAGCCGGCCTGGTACTCGTCGGCCTTCGGCGCGCACCTCACCTGGACACTTCCCTTCGGCGTGCTGATCATGTTCGCCGTCTTCAACCGCTTCTCGCCCGCTTACGAGGAGGCCGCCCGCGACCTCGGGGCGAGCGCCTGGCAGACCTTCCGCCACGTCGTGCTGCCGATGATCGCGCCCTCCCTCGTCGGCATCGGCCTCTTCGGCTTCAGCCTCTCCTATGACGAGTTCGCCCGGTCGCTAATGACGTCCGGCACCTACAACACGCTGCCGCTCGAGATCTACGGCATGACCACCAACGTCACCACGCCTGTTCTCTATGCGCTCGGCACGGTGACCACGCTCTTCTCCTTCCTCGTGATCGGCGGGACGCTGGCGCTGATCTCCTTCATCAATCGCCGTCGTCGCGACGGTTGA
- a CDS encoding ABC transporter permease, with amino-acid sequence MTTVRFLGVGEPKPKRVIRVPLGLVSYLQATPLALILGCFLLLPILMIATVSFWDYDFAQMYPDFVTFNYSETLGSWVTWKTYLNTIKFAAIVWAITLFIGFWVAYFLAFHVRSAAMQTVLFLVCTVPFLTSNIIRMISWIPVLGRNGLINSALVSSGIVTEPVEWLLYSDFAVVLAMVHLYTLFMVTPIFNTMMRIDRSLLEAARDAGASGWQTLANVVIPLAKPGMAIGTIFVVTLVMADFSTVQVMSGGQSASVALMMKNQMSLLQYPAAAANAVVLLVLVLLMVAAILRVVDIRREL; translated from the coding sequence ATGACCACAGTCCGATTTCTCGGCGTCGGCGAACCGAAGCCGAAACGCGTGATCCGCGTCCCGCTCGGGCTTGTCTCCTATCTGCAGGCGACGCCGCTAGCGCTGATCCTCGGTTGTTTCCTGCTCCTGCCGATCCTGATGATCGCGACCGTGTCCTTCTGGGACTACGACTTCGCCCAGATGTATCCGGATTTCGTCACCTTCAACTATTCCGAGACGCTCGGCTCCTGGGTCACCTGGAAGACCTATCTCAACACGATCAAGTTTGCGGCGATCGTCTGGGCGATCACCCTCTTCATCGGTTTCTGGGTCGCCTATTTCCTCGCATTCCACGTTCGCAGCGCCGCGATGCAGACCGTGCTCTTCCTCGTCTGCACGGTGCCGTTCCTCACCTCGAACATCATCCGCATGATCTCGTGGATACCAGTCCTCGGGCGCAACGGGCTGATCAACAGCGCGCTTGTTTCCTCGGGCATCGTCACGGAGCCGGTGGAATGGCTCCTCTATTCCGATTTCGCCGTCGTGCTCGCCATGGTCCATCTCTATACGCTGTTCATGGTGACGCCGATCTTCAACACCATGATGCGTATCGACCGCTCCCTTCTCGAAGCGGCACGGGACGCCGGTGCCTCCGGCTGGCAGACGCTGGCGAACGTCGTGATCCCGCTTGCAAAACCCGGCATGGCGATCGGCACGATCTTCGTCGTCACGCTGGTGATGGCCGATTTCTCGACCGTCCAGGTGATGTCCGGCGGCCAGAGTGCCTCGGTCGCGCTGATGATGAAGAACCAGATGTCGCTGCTGCAATATCCGGCAGCGGCGGCGAATGCGGTCGTGCTGCTCGTCCTCGTCCTCCTGATGGTCGCAGCGATCCTGCGCGTCGTCGACATCCGCAGGGAGCTCTGA
- a CDS encoding ABC transporter substrate-binding protein: protein MTETNTEKTGITRRNLLKTASAAAGLAAGSGAITGFPTIWAQNPITLRQFGTGVSNINAIAEKCKADLGITLEMTATDSDAAAQRAVTQPNSYDIADIEYWILKKVYPTGVIQPMETKKLKYYDKVVPLFKTGKLLPDSVIAQGTAPHTVGYVESKDAKTFAKGETEFFTMMPTIYNADTLGIRPDLVGREISSWADIMDPAYKGKTSILNIPSIGIMDAAMIMEAMGKIKYADKGNMTKEEIDKTIDFLIEAKQAGQFRAFWKSFDESVNLMASGEVVIQSMWSPAVAAVRSKGIACKYQPLKEGYRSWGGGLGLASHLSGAQLDAAYEYINWYTSGWVGGYLNRQGYYSACMETAKEFMSADEWGYWIEGKPAAGDIMSPEGKVMEKAGAVRDGGSFEERMGKVACWNSVMDEDRYMVRRWNEFIAA from the coding sequence ATGACCGAGACCAATACCGAGAAGACGGGCATCACCCGCCGCAACCTGCTCAAGACCGCCTCCGCCGCGGCCGGTCTCGCCGCCGGCTCCGGCGCGATCACCGGCTTCCCGACCATCTGGGCACAGAACCCGATCACGCTGCGCCAGTTCGGCACGGGCGTGTCGAACATCAATGCCATCGCCGAGAAGTGCAAGGCCGATCTCGGCATCACGCTCGAGATGACGGCGACCGACAGCGACGCAGCCGCCCAGCGTGCCGTCACCCAGCCGAATTCCTACGACATCGCCGACATCGAATACTGGATCCTGAAGAAGGTCTACCCGACCGGCGTGATCCAGCCAATGGAGACGAAGAAGCTCAAGTATTACGACAAGGTCGTGCCGCTCTTCAAAACCGGCAAGCTCCTGCCCGACAGTGTGATCGCGCAAGGGACCGCGCCGCACACCGTCGGCTATGTCGAAAGCAAGGACGCCAAGACCTTTGCCAAGGGCGAGACCGAATTCTTCACGATGATGCCGACGATCTACAATGCCGATACGCTCGGCATCCGTCCGGACCTCGTCGGCCGCGAGATCTCCAGTTGGGCCGACATCATGGACCCGGCCTACAAGGGCAAGACCTCGATCCTCAACATTCCGTCGATCGGCATCATGGATGCGGCGATGATCATGGAGGCCATGGGCAAGATCAAGTACGCCGACAAGGGCAACATGACCAAGGAAGAGATCGACAAGACGATCGATTTCCTGATCGAGGCCAAGCAGGCCGGCCAGTTCCGCGCCTTCTGGAAGTCGTTCGACGAGAGCGTGAACCTGATGGCCTCCGGCGAGGTCGTCATCCAGTCCATGTGGTCTCCGGCGGTCGCCGCCGTGCGTTCCAAGGGCATCGCCTGCAAGTACCAGCCGCTGAAAGAAGGCTACCGTTCGTGGGGCGGCGGTCTCGGCCTCGCCTCGCACCTTTCCGGCGCGCAGCTCGACGCGGCCTATGAATACATCAACTGGTACACGTCCGGCTGGGTCGGCGGCTACCTCAACCGGCAGGGCTACTATTCCGCCTGCATGGAGACGGCGAAGGAATTCATGTCCGCCGACGAATGGGGCTACTGGATCGAGGGCAAGCCGGCCGCAGGCGACATCATGTCTCCTGAAGGCAAGGTGATGGAAAAAGCCGGTGCCGTGCGCGACGGCGGTTCCTTCGAGGAACGCATGGGCAAGGTCGCCTGCTGGAACTCGGTCATGGACGAGGACCGCTACATGGTCCGCCGCTGGAACGAGTTCATCGCGGCTTGA
- a CDS encoding ABC transporter ATP-binding protein yields MSKAADIDIASITKIYGTTTAVDAVSLKIRAGTYCCLLGPSGCGKTSTLRMIAGHETVTSGDILLGSTMVTDLPPARRGTAMMFQSYALFPHLDLVDNVAFSLKMKGMGREARRAKALEMLALMQLEPYATRRSAQLSGGQQQRVALARALITDPAVLLLDEPLSALDPFLKVRMRAELKKLQTSLGITFVHVTHSQEEAMALADLIVVMNDGRIEQAAAPRTVFEAPATAFVARFMGDHNVISGRVAASDAAGPVIEVPNGGRFRANGPAAEIGALADIAVRTDRVRLGDPIAEGYGFQGIVGNIEYLGATVRLSITGAGLDEFTVVARDTDFFAREPKIGEALPLSWSQSDAIVLGRPQHRNP; encoded by the coding sequence ATGAGCAAAGCCGCAGACATAGACATCGCATCGATCACCAAGATCTACGGCACCACGACGGCCGTGGATGCCGTCAGCCTGAAGATCCGCGCCGGCACGTATTGTTGCCTCCTCGGCCCCTCGGGCTGCGGCAAGACCTCGACGCTCAGGATGATCGCCGGCCACGAGACGGTCACCAGCGGCGACATCCTGCTCGGGTCCACGATGGTGACCGACCTGCCGCCCGCCCGGCGCGGGACGGCGATGATGTTCCAGTCTTACGCCCTCTTTCCCCATCTCGATCTCGTCGACAACGTCGCCTTCAGCCTCAAGATGAAGGGGATGGGGCGTGAGGCGCGCCGCGCCAAGGCGCTCGAGATGCTGGCGCTCATGCAGCTAGAACCCTATGCGACGCGACGGTCGGCGCAGCTTTCCGGCGGCCAGCAACAACGCGTGGCGCTCGCCCGCGCCCTGATCACCGATCCGGCGGTGTTGCTTCTCGACGAACCGCTTTCGGCGCTCGATCCCTTCCTCAAGGTCCGGATGCGCGCGGAACTGAAGAAGCTCCAGACCTCACTCGGCATCACCTTCGTCCATGTCACCCACAGCCAGGAAGAAGCGATGGCGCTCGCCGATCTCATCGTGGTGATGAACGACGGCAGGATCGAACAGGCGGCTGCGCCGCGCACCGTCTTCGAGGCGCCGGCGACCGCCTTCGTTGCCCGATTCATGGGCGACCACAACGTGATCTCCGGCCGCGTCGCCGCCTCCGACGCCGCGGGGCCGGTCATCGAGGTGCCGAACGGGGGCCGTTTCCGGGCAAATGGACCGGCGGCGGAAATCGGCGCGCTGGCGGACATTGCGGTCCGCACCGACCGTGTCCGCCTCGGCGATCCGATCGCGGAAGGCTACGGCTTCCAGGGGATCGTCGGCAACATCGAATATCTCGGCGCAACCGTACGGCTTTCGATCACGGGGGCCGGCCTCGACGAATTCACCGTCGTTGCGCGCGATACCGACTTCTTTGCCCGCGAACCGAAAATCGGAGAGGCCCTGCCGCTCTCCTGGAGCCAGAGCGACGCGATCGTCCTCGGCCGCCCGCAACACCGCAATCCCTGA
- a CDS encoding GntR family transcriptional regulator, producing MDVTEKAGAIESLQDDRSAAIRESLRSAIVDRRLAPGTKLTESEVGALFDASRTVARAALQMLAFEGLVRMERNRGAFVSSPSPEEARQVFASRRLIEPGIAIAAADRITAAEVAAFRRHLDEEAAHMNERGPAARRAEIKASGDFHLMVASISGNQVLKRFMEELIARSSLAIALYGRTGVSSCGNNEHADILDALEQRDGNRAAHLMLHHIDHIEADLDFRAAEGLALRDALGI from the coding sequence ATGGATGTAACGGAAAAGGCGGGCGCGATCGAGAGCTTGCAGGACGACCGGTCTGCAGCGATCCGCGAGTCGCTGAGGAGCGCGATCGTCGACCGGCGCCTCGCCCCCGGCACCAAGCTGACCGAGAGCGAAGTCGGTGCACTGTTCGACGCGAGCCGGACGGTGGCGCGGGCCGCGCTGCAGATGCTCGCATTCGAGGGGCTTGTGAGGATGGAGCGCAACCGCGGCGCCTTCGTCTCCAGCCCGTCACCGGAAGAGGCCCGTCAGGTCTTCGCGTCGCGCCGGCTGATCGAACCGGGAATCGCGATCGCTGCCGCTGACCGCATCACGGCGGCCGAAGTCGCGGCCTTCCGGCGCCATCTCGACGAAGAGGCGGCGCACATGAACGAGCGTGGTCCCGCCGCACGCCGCGCCGAGATCAAGGCCTCCGGTGACTTTCACCTGATGGTGGCCTCCATCTCCGGCAACCAGGTTCTCAAGCGCTTCATGGAAGAACTGATCGCACGGTCATCGCTGGCGATCGCACTCTACGGCCGCACCGGCGTTTCGAGCTGCGGCAACAACGAGCACGCTGACATCCTCGATGCCCTGGAACAGCGCGATGGGAACAGGGCGGCGCATCTGATGCTGCATCACATCGACCACATCGAGGCCGATCTCGATTTCCGCGCGGCGGAGGGTCTTGCGCTGCGCGACGCGCTCGGCATCTGA
- a CDS encoding DUF421 domain-containing protein — translation MDSVIRGFAIYFVLLIAIRFSGRRTIAQMTAFDFVLLLIIAETTQQAMLGDDFSIANAAILILTLFGIDIALSYVKKWLPTLAVMVDGTPTVLVREGEVDTSALRWARLDEEDLLAAGRRQGLTSLDQIRFAILEASGGISIIPKK, via the coding sequence ATGGATTCGGTCATCCGCGGCTTTGCCATCTACTTCGTGCTGCTCATCGCCATCCGCTTCTCCGGACGGCGAACGATCGCACAGATGACGGCTTTCGATTTCGTGCTGCTGCTGATCATCGCCGAGACCACGCAGCAAGCGATGCTGGGAGACGATTTCTCCATCGCAAATGCCGCGATCCTCATCCTCACCCTGTTCGGCATCGATATCGCGCTCTCCTACGTCAAGAAATGGCTGCCGACGCTTGCGGTCATGGTCGACGGCACACCAACGGTTCTCGTCCGCGAGGGCGAAGTGGATACGAGCGCGCTCCGCTGGGCACGCCTGGACGAGGAAGACCTGCTTGCCGCCGGCCGCCGGCAGGGTCTCACCAGCCTCGACCAGATCCGCTTCGCAATCCTCGAGGCGAGCGGCGGGATCAGCATCATTCCGAAGAAATGA